TCTCCTCGATCGCGATCGGCATGAGGATCACAATCAAGCATTTGTTTGTCAAGAGCGTGACGACCCAGTACCCCGACGTGAAGCTGAAAATGCCCGAGCGGGCGCGCAACCGTCTCTATGTCAACATCGACGACTGCATCGGCTGCGACCAATGCGCTATGGCATGCCCGGTGGACTGTATCACGATCGAAACGGTCAAATCCACTCCTGATCAGGATCTCGGAACGACTTCAACGGGCCAGAAGAAGAAACTCCACGTTTCACAATTTGATATCGACATTGCGAAGTGCTGCTACTGCGGACTCTGCGTGCCGCCCTGTCCGACCGATTGCATCGTCATGACGGACGTGTATGAATTCTCCGAATTTGATCGCCAGAATTTGATCTACAACTTCAGCATCATGACGCCGCAGGACATTGAGCAGGCAAGAGAGAAACTGAAGAAAGCGGAAGAAGAAGCCGCCGCGAAGAAGGCAGCCGCGGCAGCAGCTGCTGCGGCAGCGAAGGCAGCTGCGGCCCAGGCTCCTCCGCCGGCATCACAAGCCGATCCGGCACCTGCCGGCGGAACTCAGACCCAACCACCAAGCACCCCGGCCCCCGATGCACCGGGCCAGTCTGGAAAGCCGTAATCGCTATGGAATTGTACACCATTGCATTCTATCTGCTTGCGCTCATTACGCTCGTCTCGGCATCGATTGTCGTGTTTTCGAAGAATATTCTCTACTCCGGCTTCTCGCTCCTGTTCACATTCTTCGGTGTCGCCGGACTCTACGTCTTGTTGATGGCGGACTTCCTCGCCGTCACGCAATTGATGATTTATGTCGGCGGTATCCTTGTCCTCCTGTTGTTCGGCATCATGCTGACGACGAAGGTTATCAGCGTCGATATGAAAACAGGGACGTTCCAGACTCTGCCGGCTGTGCTCGTGGTTGCGGCCCTTGCGGGAACGCTGGTGGGGATTTTCTGGACCACCGACTGGAGGATCGCTCCGGAAGCACAAGGGTT
The Ignavibacteriales bacterium DNA segment above includes these coding regions:
- a CDS encoding NADH-quinone oxidoreductase subunit I → MSAVTTYFNNIWLALSSIAIGMRITIKHLFVKSVTTQYPDVKLKMPERARNRLYVNIDDCIGCDQCAMACPVDCITIETVKSTPDQDLGTTSTGQKKKLHVSQFDIDIAKCCYCGLCVPPCPTDCIVMTDVYEFSEFDRQNLIYNFSIMTPQDIEQAREKLKKAEEEAAAKKAAAAAAAAAAKAAAAQAPPPASQADPAPAGGTQTQPPSTPAPDAPGQSGKP
- a CDS encoding NADH-quinone oxidoreductase subunit J produces the protein MELYTIAFYLLALITLVSASIVVFSKNILYSGFSLLFTFFGVAGLYVLLMADFLAVTQLMIYVGGILVLLLFGIMLTTKVISVDMKTGTFQTLPAVLVVAALAGTLVGIFWTTDWRIAPEAQGFEKTAPRIGEMLLSTYLLPFEVASVILLVALVGAAMIARREKKIS